The following are from one region of the Carassius auratus strain Wakin chromosome 43, ASM336829v1, whole genome shotgun sequence genome:
- the LOC113061246 gene encoding uncharacterized protein LOC113061246 isoform X1: MHGGFLQLLKKRKELIPLIGFVGCAAVGAATASIYFLLTKPDVILNKTRNPEPWETLDPSTPQKVRNTSSSESGSGLTGYAHYHQAAVETSGGAGAGEETDQMMSSPLKVHANLIRIRLLSEQRLHALETSFAQWAFNCECHLCTGLKT; the protein is encoded by the exons ATGCATGGAGGATTTCTACAGCTGCTCAAGAAGAGGAAGGAG TTGATTCCTCTGATTGGGTTTGTGGGATGTGCTGCAGTTGGAGCAGCAACTGCTTCGATTTACTTCTTACTGACCAAACCGGACGTCAT TTTAAACAAGACTAGGAATCCAGAGCCGTGGGAGACATTAGATCCATCGACCCCACAGAAGGTGAGGAACACTTCCTCCAGCGAGTCGGGATCAGGACTGACTGGTTATG CTCATTACCATCAAGCAGCAGTGGAAACCAGTGGAGGAGCTGGAGCTGGTGAAGAAACTGACCAAATGATGTCCTCTCCTCTGAAGGTTCATGCTAATCTAATCAGGATTCGGTTGTTATCTGAACAGCGTTTGCATGCACTGGAAACGAGCTTCGCACAATGGGCTTTTAACTGTGAATGTCACCTGTGTACTGGactcaaaacatga
- the LOC113061246 gene encoding normal mucosa of esophagus-specific gene 1 protein-like isoform X2, whose translation MHGGFLQLLKKRKELIPLIGFVGCAAVGAATASIYFLLTKPDVILNKTRNPEPWETLDPSTPQKLITIKQQWKPVEELELVKKLTK comes from the exons ATGCATGGAGGATTTCTACAGCTGCTCAAGAAGAGGAAGGAG TTGATTCCTCTGATTGGGTTTGTGGGATGTGCTGCAGTTGGAGCAGCAACTGCTTCGATTTACTTCTTACTGACCAAACCGGACGTCAT TTTAAACAAGACTAGGAATCCAGAGCCGTGGGAGACATTAGATCCATCGACCCCACAGAAG CTCATTACCATCAAGCAGCAGTGGAAACCAGTGGAGGAGCTGGAGCTGGTGAAGAAACTGACCAAATGA
- the LOC113061346 gene encoding spermatogenesis-associated protein 5-like protein 1 isoform X2, producing the protein MSLVEDLKVLPLDAVDSDTQRCRMGPALMSRLGLRLGAPVLIRVQRGVCLCTTWPRHDLAEGFLQISTQCATPDLTAQTLTRLRVKPAHISALSCPRLSSVSVKVFVQRAEHKRKVSERGVQQLLEGVYVHQGHLVDLSCVKSELVFVLVEKVNSGSQKAGLVTARTRVEVSELQTVKHLERRQEVSTPSLGGLEEVYASLKEIITLPLLYPETLRQLGVSCPRGLLLIGPPGVGKTLLVRRVARDIGATLVTVNGPEVTGSRPGESEENLRWVFDQAREAAEDGPCVLLIDEIDSLCPRRTGSSGAPENRLVAQLLTLMDSIGSHEGFVIAGATNQPDALDPALRRPGRFDREVIVGVPSLLQRLSILKCVCGQMPLSSDVDLKAVAEMTCGYVGADLSALGREAALQAMRQTQTGASEPLSMQHFMQALRIVQPSCLRSSVGATDFKPIGWEQIGGLDDVKLRLRQSIEWPMRFPEALVRLGVSRPRGVLLYGPPGCAKTTLVKAAASSSHCSFLSLSGAELFSPYVGDSEKTLAQLFAQARACAPSIVFLDEIDSMVGSRADGSSHSVQSQVLAVLLTELDGVGLRSVERRSSGRKIALLEEGEQEDTGLQQMELQEVCNKDVLIVAATNRPEVLDSALLRPGRLDQIIYVPPPDLQARLAVLRVCTESVPLHQDVCLQDLAAQTELFSGADLENLCREAALLALREDGLQVSSVRHRCFLKALQSLRPSLSPQQLQRHVQLFQSSSSSL; encoded by the exons ATGTCTCTGGTGGAGGATCTGAAGGTTCTCCCGCTGGACGCCGTGGACTCGGACACACAGCGCTGTCGCATGGGTCCGGCTCTGATGTCCAGGTTAGGTCTGAGGCTGGGCGCTCCGGTTCTGATCCGGGTTCAGCGGGGGGTCTGTTTGTGCACCACATGGCCTCGGCACGACCTCGCCGAGGGCTTCCTGCAGATCAGCACCCAGTGTGCCACACCGGACCTCACCGCACAAACACTCACCAGACTCAGGGTGAAGCCGGCGCACATCTCAGCGCTGTCCTGCCCCAGGCTCTCCAGCGTCAGCGTGAAGGTGTTTGTGCAGAGAGCGGAGCACAAGCGGAAGGTGTCCGAGCGCGGCGTCCAGCAGCTGCTGGAGGGTGTGTACGTGCACCAGGGTCATCTGGTGGACCTGTCCTGTGTGAAGAGCGAGCTGGTGTTTGTGCTGGTTGAGAAGGTGAACTCGGGCTCACAGAAAGCTGGTCTGGTGACAGCGAGAACTCGTGTGGAGGTCAGCGAGCTGCAGACCGTTAAACACCTGGAGAGGCGTCAGGAGGTCTCGACCCCGTCTCTGGGCGGCCTGGAGGAGGTGTACGCCTCGCTGAAGGAAATAATCACGTTACCTCTGCTTTACCCGGAGACTCTGCGGCAGCTGGGAGTGTCGTGCCCAAGAGGCCTGCTTCTGATCGGGCCGCCCGGCGTCGGGAAGACCCTGCTGGTGCGCCGCGTGGCCAGGGACATCGGGGCCACGTTAGTGACTGTCAACGGGCCGGAGGTCACGGGGTCTCGACCCGGGGAGAGCGAGGAGAACCTGCGGTGGGTGTTTGATCAGGCGCGGGAGGCGGCCGAGGACGGTCCGTGTGTCCTGCTCATCGATGAGATCGACTCTCTGTGTCCGAGGCGGACGGGATCCAGCGGCGCACCGGAGAACCGTCTGGTCGCTCAGCTGCTGACGCTCATGGACTCCATCGGCAGTCACGAGGGCTTCGTCATCGCCGGAGCCACCAACCAACCAGACGCTCTGGACCCGGCGCTCCGGAGACCGGGCCGGTTCGACAGAGAG GTGATCGTCGGCGTTCCCTCGCTGCTGCAGAGGCTCAGTATCCTGAAGTGTGTGTGCGGTCAGATGCCGCTGTCCTCTGATGTGGACCTGAAGGCTGTTGCTGAAATGACCTGTGGGTATGTGGGGGCGGATCTGAGCGCGCTCGGTCGAGAAGCAGCGCTGCAGGCCATGCGACAGACGCAG ACAGGAGCGAGCGAGCCGCTGTCGATGCAGCACTTCATGCAGGCGCTGCGGATCGTGCAGCCGTCGTGTCTCAGGAGCAGCGTAGGAGCCACAGACTTCAAACCCATCGGCTGGGAGCAGATCGGAGGACTGGACGACGTCAAACTCAGACTCAGACAG AGTATCGAGTGGCCCATGAGGTTTCCCGAGGCGTTGGTGCGGTTGGGTGTCTCTCGGCCCAGGGGTGTGCTTCTGTACGGGCCGCCCGGCTGCGCTAAGACCACGCTGGTGAAAGCAGCCGCCTCTTCATCACACTGCAGCTTCCTCTCCCTCAGCGGAGCCGAGCTCTTCTCTCCGTATGTGGGAGACTCGGAGAAAACACTGGCACAG ttgTTCGCTCAGGCGCGTGCGTGCGCTCCCTCCATCGTGTTCCTGGATGAGATCGACAGTATGGTGGGTTCTCGAGCGGACGGTTCCTCTCACAGCGTGCAGTCGCAGGTTCTGGCCGTTCTGCTGACCGAGCTGGACGGAGTGGGACTACGATCTGTGGAGAGACGCAGCAGCGGGAGAAAGATCGCTCTGTTAGAAGAAGGAGAGCAGGAGGACACCGGACTACAGCAG ATGGAGCTGCAGGAAGTGTGTAACAAGGACGTTTTGATCGTGGCTGCCACTAATAGACCAGAGGTTCTGGACAGCGCTCTTCTCAGACCTGGACGCCTCGACCAGATCATATACGTCCCTCCTCCAGACCTCCAG GCTCGTCTGGCCGTGCTGCGCGTCTGCACTGAAAGCGTCCCGCTGCATCAGGACGTGTGTCTGCAGGATCTGGCTGCGCAGACCGAACTCTTCTCTGGAGCCGATCTAGAAAACCTGTGCAGAGAG GCGGCTCTCCTGGCGCTGCGTGAGGACGGACTCCAGGTCTCCAGCGTGAGACACAGGTGTTTTCTGAAGGCGCTTCAGAGTCTGCGTCCATCACTGAGTCCACAACAGCTTCAGCGACACGTTCAACTGTTTCAGAGTTCTAGTAGTTCACTCTAG
- the LOC113061346 gene encoding spermatogenesis-associated protein 5-like protein 1 isoform X1, giving the protein MNEVSEMSLVEDLKVLPLDAVDSDTQRCRMGPALMSRLGLRLGAPVLIRVQRGVCLCTTWPRHDLAEGFLQISTQCATPDLTAQTLTRLRVKPAHISALSCPRLSSVSVKVFVQRAEHKRKVSERGVQQLLEGVYVHQGHLVDLSCVKSELVFVLVEKVNSGSQKAGLVTARTRVEVSELQTVKHLERRQEVSTPSLGGLEEVYASLKEIITLPLLYPETLRQLGVSCPRGLLLIGPPGVGKTLLVRRVARDIGATLVTVNGPEVTGSRPGESEENLRWVFDQAREAAEDGPCVLLIDEIDSLCPRRTGSSGAPENRLVAQLLTLMDSIGSHEGFVIAGATNQPDALDPALRRPGRFDREVIVGVPSLLQRLSILKCVCGQMPLSSDVDLKAVAEMTCGYVGADLSALGREAALQAMRQTQTGASEPLSMQHFMQALRIVQPSCLRSSVGATDFKPIGWEQIGGLDDVKLRLRQSIEWPMRFPEALVRLGVSRPRGVLLYGPPGCAKTTLVKAAASSSHCSFLSLSGAELFSPYVGDSEKTLAQLFAQARACAPSIVFLDEIDSMVGSRADGSSHSVQSQVLAVLLTELDGVGLRSVERRSSGRKIALLEEGEQEDTGLQQMELQEVCNKDVLIVAATNRPEVLDSALLRPGRLDQIIYVPPPDLQARLAVLRVCTESVPLHQDVCLQDLAAQTELFSGADLENLCREAALLALREDGLQVSSVRHRCFLKALQSLRPSLSPQQLQRHVQLFQSSSSSL; this is encoded by the exons ATGAATGAG GTGTCAGAGATGTCTCTGGTGGAGGATCTGAAGGTTCTCCCGCTGGACGCCGTGGACTCGGACACACAGCGCTGTCGCATGGGTCCGGCTCTGATGTCCAGGTTAGGTCTGAGGCTGGGCGCTCCGGTTCTGATCCGGGTTCAGCGGGGGGTCTGTTTGTGCACCACATGGCCTCGGCACGACCTCGCCGAGGGCTTCCTGCAGATCAGCACCCAGTGTGCCACACCGGACCTCACCGCACAAACACTCACCAGACTCAGGGTGAAGCCGGCGCACATCTCAGCGCTGTCCTGCCCCAGGCTCTCCAGCGTCAGCGTGAAGGTGTTTGTGCAGAGAGCGGAGCACAAGCGGAAGGTGTCCGAGCGCGGCGTCCAGCAGCTGCTGGAGGGTGTGTACGTGCACCAGGGTCATCTGGTGGACCTGTCCTGTGTGAAGAGCGAGCTGGTGTTTGTGCTGGTTGAGAAGGTGAACTCGGGCTCACAGAAAGCTGGTCTGGTGACAGCGAGAACTCGTGTGGAGGTCAGCGAGCTGCAGACCGTTAAACACCTGGAGAGGCGTCAGGAGGTCTCGACCCCGTCTCTGGGCGGCCTGGAGGAGGTGTACGCCTCGCTGAAGGAAATAATCACGTTACCTCTGCTTTACCCGGAGACTCTGCGGCAGCTGGGAGTGTCGTGCCCAAGAGGCCTGCTTCTGATCGGGCCGCCCGGCGTCGGGAAGACCCTGCTGGTGCGCCGCGTGGCCAGGGACATCGGGGCCACGTTAGTGACTGTCAACGGGCCGGAGGTCACGGGGTCTCGACCCGGGGAGAGCGAGGAGAACCTGCGGTGGGTGTTTGATCAGGCGCGGGAGGCGGCCGAGGACGGTCCGTGTGTCCTGCTCATCGATGAGATCGACTCTCTGTGTCCGAGGCGGACGGGATCCAGCGGCGCACCGGAGAACCGTCTGGTCGCTCAGCTGCTGACGCTCATGGACTCCATCGGCAGTCACGAGGGCTTCGTCATCGCCGGAGCCACCAACCAACCAGACGCTCTGGACCCGGCGCTCCGGAGACCGGGCCGGTTCGACAGAGAG GTGATCGTCGGCGTTCCCTCGCTGCTGCAGAGGCTCAGTATCCTGAAGTGTGTGTGCGGTCAGATGCCGCTGTCCTCTGATGTGGACCTGAAGGCTGTTGCTGAAATGACCTGTGGGTATGTGGGGGCGGATCTGAGCGCGCTCGGTCGAGAAGCAGCGCTGCAGGCCATGCGACAGACGCAG ACAGGAGCGAGCGAGCCGCTGTCGATGCAGCACTTCATGCAGGCGCTGCGGATCGTGCAGCCGTCGTGTCTCAGGAGCAGCGTAGGAGCCACAGACTTCAAACCCATCGGCTGGGAGCAGATCGGAGGACTGGACGACGTCAAACTCAGACTCAGACAG AGTATCGAGTGGCCCATGAGGTTTCCCGAGGCGTTGGTGCGGTTGGGTGTCTCTCGGCCCAGGGGTGTGCTTCTGTACGGGCCGCCCGGCTGCGCTAAGACCACGCTGGTGAAAGCAGCCGCCTCTTCATCACACTGCAGCTTCCTCTCCCTCAGCGGAGCCGAGCTCTTCTCTCCGTATGTGGGAGACTCGGAGAAAACACTGGCACAG ttgTTCGCTCAGGCGCGTGCGTGCGCTCCCTCCATCGTGTTCCTGGATGAGATCGACAGTATGGTGGGTTCTCGAGCGGACGGTTCCTCTCACAGCGTGCAGTCGCAGGTTCTGGCCGTTCTGCTGACCGAGCTGGACGGAGTGGGACTACGATCTGTGGAGAGACGCAGCAGCGGGAGAAAGATCGCTCTGTTAGAAGAAGGAGAGCAGGAGGACACCGGACTACAGCAG ATGGAGCTGCAGGAAGTGTGTAACAAGGACGTTTTGATCGTGGCTGCCACTAATAGACCAGAGGTTCTGGACAGCGCTCTTCTCAGACCTGGACGCCTCGACCAGATCATATACGTCCCTCCTCCAGACCTCCAG GCTCGTCTGGCCGTGCTGCGCGTCTGCACTGAAAGCGTCCCGCTGCATCAGGACGTGTGTCTGCAGGATCTGGCTGCGCAGACCGAACTCTTCTCTGGAGCCGATCTAGAAAACCTGTGCAGAGAG GCGGCTCTCCTGGCGCTGCGTGAGGACGGACTCCAGGTCTCCAGCGTGAGACACAGGTGTTTTCTGAAGGCGCTTCAGAGTCTGCGTCCATCACTGAGTCCACAACAGCTTCAGCGACACGTTCAACTGTTTCAGAGTTCTAGTAGTTCACTCTAG